The Theileria orientalis strain Shintoku DNA, chromosome 2, complete genome genome has a window encoding:
- a CDS encoding uncharacterized protein (ovarian tumour, otubain domain containing protein) — MDELGSFYKSEQVLSSAQRKKLKKKQRQYEEQLELDHQIDSKIKLGEEEFDLIQGKLAELGFRIHGIQPDGNCLFKSIEHQLKFHKDAGLDVRCYSYKQLRQLSVDYLRGHKNEFKHFVANSSGTLPLLFDSYCSKMEKDGEWGSEIELQALSKLLMCKITVYNSATSIEYGDEGPFDINISFHRHQYVLGPHYNSIVPL; from the exons ATGGACGAGTTGGGGAGCTTCTATAAGTCTGAGCAGGTTTTGAGCTCCGCTCAGAGGAAGAAGCtcaagaagaagcagaggCAGTACgaggagcagctggagCTTGACCATCAGATCGACTCAA AAATTAAGTTGGGCGAGGAGGAGTTTGACCTCATTCAGGGCAAGCTGGCCGAGTTGGGCTTCAGGATTCACGGCATACAGCCTGACGGCAACTGCCTTTTCAA GTCAATTGAGCATCAACTTAAGTTTCACAAGGACGCTGGTCTCGACGTCAGGTGTTACTCGTACAAGCAGCTTCGGCAGCTTAGTGTTGACTACTTGAGGGGCCACAAAAACGAGTTTAAGCACTTTGTTGCGAACTCGTCTGGTACGTTGCCTCTA TTGTTCGACTCCTACTGTTCTAAGATGGAGAAAGACGGTGAATGGGGGAGTGAGATCGAGTTACAGGCTCTTTCTAAGTTGCTGATGTGCAAGATCACTGTTTACAATTCAGCGACATCGATTGAATAC GGCGATGAGGGACCTTTTGACATCAACATCTCTTTCCATCGACACCAGTATGTTTTGGGGCCTCATTACAATTCCATCGTGCCTCTTTAA
- a CDS encoding uncharacterized protein (protein of unknown function DUF529 repeat containing protein) encodes MKSIYSCTILIIILLSQLDIFTFVEYASANSGSGTPIVVNIDSKRSTNQVTFEENKKKKRSIYTCKSGFLIKQITSGGQTLWQAKDRVYADRIAFALDEKGKPKAKILYPGDPAFDVNDGEDASDDEGEGEDSDVEGGKITNDQPAKIKAKAAAAAKTAATPHKVKAIPVAAESGGGKTLDIPLGETSQEEDGDKDDGIIVVEQKRSPSKTSTAHIVHSSAPKVTAAQAAAPISFQAPTQPKYAVSTTEVKKTAGAPAAPVSGRQNAKADLMAQLQKMAQEMNNEISQLTAEVQRRQAGGAAAPPASVSTAVPAAPVATAAPAAPAFAAPPAAHVPAPAEEFEVVDAQPPAPPKKQYVTSVEVVQRPPKAKAQPAFTHAHIPADVKVAADTGFAAHLVDGAHQVKQGEFQGDKIELLHHKVDRVYSELAILRLDHARMNAKLDAFIAALSTGGSMATAAGAAASAVSHSAHAGAHIPRSAGDDAITAYQLAAEFPTGWHGHSFARTGLKVDLAQLPSSTADYDVKEQGDIVTLLFNKGKNADDVSCAGASVWDFYLMKSDSSYPSSLRYNRKTLKILLNFDKFLILYEKDSDGKWQEAKKMELSAVDLIVKKSDFTNNDYKFNADSSEKRYTYEAKDGKAFKSVKHEDMDVWRTQSLIDYAVKVEMKEYIDNMMDMTLHFIDRSVLKYVKESAAANWVFVDPSTVTAASVNVFSSEETYSYTISIDTNGVKSFKANEGFKFNKVIAKQGTTFKTVCETQNELNFASRVDFDAMGATRKITLHYGVGTAVSKKVFEETAVGWKAEGSAGAPAHQAASTGTSGLSASSSTTPSTTNLTGMGAMGASTANLSTTPTSSSTTNLSSSSGLATSTMNLASAGTTPMTGSAGQASEANAGANAGARTSATTPAQSTSNASSTDSAANVNGTGSSGSTPADGTGSAAPTTGTDSSATTTNAGATS; translated from the coding sequence atgaaatcaatatatagttgtacaatattaataatcaTTTTACTGTCACAACTCGATATATTCACTTTCGTCGAGTATGCTTCCGCAAATAGTGGTTCGGGAACTCCTATTGTAGTTAACATTGATTCTAAGAGATCAACAAACCAAGTTACTtttgaagaaaataaaaagaagaaacGTTCAATATATACTTGTAAATCAGGATTTCTGATCAAACAAATTACATCAGGTGGGCAAACTTTATGGCAAGCCAAGGATAGGGTATATGCTGACAGAATAGCATTTGCACTAGATGAGAAAGGTAAACCCAAGGCCAAGATTTTGTATCCAGGAGACCCTGCTTTTGATGTAAATGACGGTGAAGATGCCTCTGATGATGAAGGTGAAGGTGAGGATTCCGATGTAGAAGGTGGAAAGATTACAAATGATCAACCAGCCAAGATTAAGGCTAAAGCCGCAGCTGCTGCTAAAACGGCTGCTACTCCACATAAAGTCAAAGCAATTCCAGTTGCTGCTGAATCTGGTGGTGGTAAAACATTGGACATACCATTAGGTGAAACATCACAGGAGGAGGATGGGGATAAGGATGATGGAATTATTGTAGTAGAACAGAAGAGATCACCATCAAAGACTTCAACGGCGCACATAGTTCATAGCTCAGCACCAAAAGTCACTGCAGCAcaagcagcagctccaaTATCATTCCAAGCACCGACCCAACCTAAATACGCGGTGTCAACAACAGAAGTAAAGAAAACAGCAGGAGCTCCTGCAGCACCAGTATCAGGACGGCAAAATGCTAAAGCTGATTTGATGGCTCAACTTCAAAAAATGGCCCAAGAGATGAACAATGAAATTAGTCAACTGACAGCTGAAGTTCAGAGGAGGCaagcaggaggagcagctgcGCCTCCAGCATCAGTATCAACAGCAGTACCAGCAGCCCCAGTAGCAACCGCAGCACCCGCAGCACCCGCATTTGCAGCTCCACCAGCCGCACATGTTCCTGCACCTGCAGAAGAGTTTGAAGTGGTGGATGCACAACCACCAGCACCTCCAAAGAAACAATATGTAACTTCAGTGGAAGTTGTGCAGAGACCTCCCAAAGCAAAGGCACAGCCTGCGTTCACCCATGCGCATATTCCAGCAGATGTGAAGGTGGCAGCAGATACAGGTTTCGCTGCACACCTAGTGGATGGTGCGCACCAAGTGAAACAAGGTGAATTTCAAGGAGATAAAATCGAGCTATTACATCACAAGGTCGACAGAGTTTATTCAGAACTTGCAATATTGCGTCTCGACCATGCAAGAATGAACGCAAAGCTTGACGCGTTCATTGCAGCACTCTCAACAGGTGGGTCAATGGCCACAGCAGCCGGCGctgcagcttcagcagtgTCTCATTCTGCACATGCCGGTGCTCACATACCCAGGTCGGCTGGAGATGATGCAATCACTGCATATCAGCTTGCAGCTGAATTCCCAACAGGATGGCATGGGCACAGCTTTGCAAGAACCGGTTTAAAGGTTGATTTAGCACAACTCCCTAGTTCAACTGCTGACTATGATGTAAAGGAACAGGGTGATATTGTtacattattattcaaCAAGGGAAAAAATGCAGATGACGTCAGTTGTGCTGGAGCTTCTGTATGGGACTTTTACCTCATGAAGTCAGATTCCAGTTATCCCTCTTCTTTGAGATACAATAggaaaacattaaaaattttattaaactttGACAAATTCTTAATTCTTTATGAGAAGGATAGTGACGGCAAATGGCAAGAAGCAAAGAAAATGGAATTAAGTGCCGTGGATTTGATTGTAAAGAAATCTGACTTTACAAATAatgattataaatttaatgcaGACAGTTCTGAGAAAAGATATACTTATGAAGCTAAAGATGGAAAGGCATTTAAATCTGTTAAACATGAAGACATGGATGTTTGGAGGACGCAAAGCTTAATTGATTATGCAGTTAAGGTTGAAATGAAGGAATATATCGATAACATGATGGATATGACATTACATTTCATAGATAGATCGGTACTGAAGTACGTCAAGGAatcagcagcagcaaaTTGGGTGTTCGTTGACCCAAGCACGGTGACAGCAGCGTCTGTGAATGTGTTTAGTTCAGAGGAGACTTATTCTTACACAATTTCTATTGATACAAACGGAGTCAAGTCATTCAAGGCAAATGAAGGtttcaaatttaacaaGGTTATTGCAAAGCAGGGAACGACATTCAAGACTGTATGTGAAACCCAAAATGAACTTAACTTCGCAAGTAGAGTTGACTTTGATGCAATGGGAGCAACAAGAAAAATCACACTTCACTACGGTGTGGGAACAGCTGTATCAAAGAAGGTATTTGAGGAGACAGCTGTGGGATGGAAAGCAGAAGGTTCTGCAGGCGCACCAGCACATCAAGCAGCATCCACAGGTACATCTGGTTTATCAGCATCTTCATCTACGACACCATCAACTACAAACCTAACTGGCATGGGAGCAATGGGTGCGTCTACTGCCAACTTGTCAACTACACCGACTTCATCCTCAACTACAAACTTATCTAGTTCATCTGGATTAGCCACTTCAACTATGAATTTAGCAAGTGCTGGCACAACCCCCATGACAGGTAGTGCTGGACAAGCATCAGAAGCCAATGCAGGTGCTAATGCAGGTGCTCGTACATCTGCAACAACACCCGCTCAATCAACATCGAATGCATCATCAACAGATAGTGCCGCTAATGTGAATGGAACAGGATCATCTGGTTCTACTCCAGCAGATGGAACAGGATCTGCAGCACCCACAACAGGAACTGATAGTTCtgctaccactactaaTGCAGGAGCCACCTCATGA
- a CDS encoding dolichol phosphate mannose synthase, producing the protein MSKEVEGLSIIVPTYNEKDNIAFLLYLIKRYLFPLNIDYEIIVVDDNSPDGTADVVAKLKELLDLPLKLVKRPGKLGLGSSYIEGVKHSIYPLVLIMDADLSHHPKYIPEMVYKYRKFGFDVVSGTRYGRGGGASNWPLSRILISKTLNFVCRFLFRPRFTDLTGSYRLYRKELLNSVIDKIYNKGFLFQIEMALRCDRTNATVGEVPIVFVERIYGSSKFGTFMFNPFCTNLFSGLSEIKRSVLGLLKLMWEF; encoded by the exons aTGTCCAAAGAGGTGGAAGGATTATCAATAATCGTGCCAACTTATAACGAAAAGGACAATATCGCATTTCTTCTATACTTAATTAAGCGATACCTCTTTCCTCT CAATATCGACTATGAAATAATAGTGGTCGACGATAACAGTCCCGACGGCACCGCCGACGTGGTTGCGAAGCTCAAAGAACTCTTGGATTTGCCCCTTAAGCTTGTGAAACGGCCTGGGAAGCTGGGACTCGGCAGCTCCTACATCGAGGGCGTGAAGCATTCCATTTACCCATTGGTGCTCATAATGGATGCTGATCTTTCTCACCACCCCAAGTATATACCCGAGATGGTTTACaaatatcgcaaatttGGTTTCGACGTCGTCAGTGGCACTCGATACGGCAGGGGTGGCGGCGCTTCCAACTGGCCCTTGAGCCGCATATTAATCAGCAAGACTCTCAACTTTGTGTGCAGATTTTTATTCAGGCCCAGGTTTACAGATCTTACAG GAAGCTACAGACTTTACAGAAAGGAACTTCTCAACTCTGTAATTGACAAGATATACAACAAGG GCTTCCTATTCCAAATTGAGATGGCTCTCAGATGTGACAGGACTAATGCCACCGTTGGAGAGGTGCCAATTGTGTTCGTCGAGAGGATATACGGGTCATCCAAGTTTGGTAC ATTCATGTTTAATCCCTTTTGCACTAACTTATTTTCAGGGCTTTCTGAGATTAAAAGGTCTGTTCTTGGCCTTTTGAAACTCATGTGggaattttaa
- a CDS encoding uncharacterized protein (protein of unknown function DUF529 repeat containing protein), translating to MNLCISAIFALIYLLLQNGRNFAKGIEYKAENHKITQNKNKSTPKLITVDVTKQRSNDQYRYEYKFYKLSHTFIAEPGHLIEKVTFQDSVLWDSKDYGNCYSNQVFVGRDEKGKKVFRIYFPTDAPKICATFLPEPVKDYETVEGRESESKYEKLHESIPPKPKRRQSVYYPLLNRLYQPSTGPQTFQDPESYYEMGPGREMKPEEKLKAELGPESESAGGIDIQHIRSILKDIQRKIGSVTPPIPEPKTESTKPKLVTLEVKNKKSTEEIDYEYDEKHRTHTFTPNKGYLIHDVTRKGKVMWECENGVYPERVLIFLDANGEPALRLQFPGDVPSQTQPQIPESEPEPLLEPDHTSRVRDTFQLPGSGTDATEFFSPRRTEETMRHAQSDPESFFKPIHTHLSDSRERIVHLDSDRVMPHKRTLRPEPRIRVSVPPPKPEPDKDTEPIYRSDLIDSVAEPQHTPEKPTVVPSTYKSGEFVYSKDPARLFLDFTKRTDVFKYDTHVSNHIYTPTTPHIFNKVSILNPHPLATLDIWETETPEEFAYRVEQFGFHHVLIYSNNGNYVLFDRDDNDNWTRHDFPKVKGAPISSLRLEHKVAKFDDEGKVDSAVLLKKLIQVDIARKFNTFMSEYTKEGNVYTFRPGEGYVISAVMDSSSDTYLGQHDVTEDMLTLKLLDGSTKTFKRVGKKWLDFMFDHTVDNTKKLPFVLNLSTQSRFATYEFETDIENKTMMCTVKEGYAIKEVAWLESEYQFFRHDKKVWSTEDPLYFARRVFVKNLGLGEKVITIDMFNGLQLTFRRSIWGVKWDFMGSKVIRGQ from the exons ATGAACCTCTGCATATCTGCAATATTCGCcctaatatatttattgctACAAAATGGAAGGAATTTTGCAAAAGGAATAGAATACAAGGCCGAAAATCACAAAATcacacaaaataaaaataaatcaacaCCGAAGTTAATCACAGTAGACGTTACAAAGCAAAGAAGTAACGATCAGTATAGATATgaatacaaattttataaactaaGTCACACCTTTATCGCAGAACCAGGGCACCTAATTGAAAAGGTAACCTTCCAAGACTCAGTATTATGGGATTCCAAGGATTATGGCAACTGTTACTCCAACCAAGTCTTCGTAGGCAGGGATGAAAAGGGTAAGAAAGTTTTCAGGATATATTTTCCAACGGATGCACCAAAAATATGCGCCACTTTCCTCCCAGAGCCAGTAAAGGACTATGAAACAGTGGAAGGACGTGAATCTGAATCGAAGTATGAAAAACTACATGAAAGTATCCCGCCGAAGCCCAAACGTAGACAATCAGTTTACTACCCACTTTTAAACAGACTATATCAACCATCCACTGGACCGCAAACATTTCAGGACCCAGAATCGTATTATGAAATGGGTCCAGGACGGGAAATGAAACCTGAGGAGAAACTGAAGGCTGAATTAGGACCGGAGTCAGAATCAGCAGGAGGAATAGATATTCAGCATATACGGTCAATACTAAAAGACATACAAAGAAAGATTGGTTCAGTAACGCCGCCTATCCCAGAGCCAAAAACGGAATCGACCAAACCCAAGCTAGTAACTCTCGAagtaaaaaacaagaagagcACAGAGGAAATTGACTACGAGTACGACGAGAAGCATCGCACTCACACCTTCACACCTAACAAAGGATATTTAATACACGACGTTACAAGGAAGGGTAAGGTGATGTGGGAGTGTGAAAATGGCGTTTACCCGGAGAGGGTGCTGATTTTTCTAGACGCAAACGGAGAGCCTGCACTGCGTCTGCAATTCCCCGGGGATGTTCCAAGTCAGACCCAGCCACAAATACCGGAGTCAGAACCCGAGCCATTATTAGAACCCGATCACACTTCCAGAGTTAGAGATACCTTTCAACTACCAGGCTCTGGAACCGACGCGACGGAATTTTTCAGTCCCCGGAGGACTGAAGAAACTATGCGACACGCCCAATCTGATCCCGAGTCGTTTTTTAAGCCAATACATACCCATTTAAGCGACTCAAGGGAAAGAATAGTGCACCTTGATTCCGACCGAGTAATGCCACATAAACGGACACTGAGACCGGAGCCTAGGATTAGAGTTTCGGTTCCGCCACCTAAACCCGAGCCGGATAAAGATACGGAACCTATATATAGATCAGATTTAATTGACAGTGTTGCGGAACCACAACACACTCCAGAGAAACCAACAGTGGTCCCCTCTACTTATAAAAGCGGCGAATTTGTATACTCCAAGGATCCAGCGCGCCTGTTCTTGGACTTTACGAAAAGGACTGACGTTTTCAAGTATGATACGCACGTCTCAAACCACATTTACACGCCAACCACACCTCATATTTTCAACAAAGTCAGCATCTTAAATCCGCACCCGCTAGCGACCCTAGATATATGGGAAACGGAAACCCCCGAAGAGTTCGCGTACAGAGTCGAGCAGTTTGGATTTCACCACGTCCTGATTTACTCAAACAACGGGAACTACGTCCTCTTTGACAGAGACGACAACGACAACTGGACGCGCCACGACTTCCCCAAGGTCAAGGGGGCCCCAATATCAAGCTTGAGGCTCGAGCACAAGGTCGCCAAGTTCGACGACGAAGGCAAGGTCGACAGCGCGGTACTCCTGAAGAAACTAATACAAGTCGATATCGCACGCAAGTTTAACACCTTCATGTCAGAGTACACGAAGGAGGGAAACGTGTACACCTTCAGGCCTGGCGAGGGCTACGTAATCAGCGCAGTCATGGACTCGTCGTCGGACACGTACCTGGGCCAG CACGACGTCACGGAGGACATGCTCACGCTTAAACTACTGGACGGATCGACGAAGACGTTCAAGAGGGTCGGCAAGAAGTGGCTGGACTTTATGTTCGACCACACCGTCGACAACACCAAAAAGCTGCCCTTCGTGCTCAACCTTAGCACTCAGAGCAGGTTCGCCACTTACGAGTTCGAGACGGACATAGAAAACAAAACCATGATGTGCACAGTCAAGGAGGGCTACGCGATCAAGGAGGTTGCCTGGCTGGAGTCGGAGTACCAGTTCTTCCGCCATGACAAGAAGGTGTGGAGCACGGAGGACCCGCTCTACTTCGCGCGCAGAGTCTTCGTCAAGAACCTTGGGTTAGGAGAGAAGGTGATCACCATAGACATGTTCAACGGACTACAGCTGACCTTCCGCAGGTCAATTTGGGGCGTGAAGTGGGACTTCATGGGCTCGAAGGTAATACGAGGGCAGTGA